From one Populus alba chromosome 17, ASM523922v2, whole genome shotgun sequence genomic stretch:
- the LOC118031866 gene encoding NAP1-related protein 2, which translates to MVADKGKKLKVTDEEETDHIDGELVISIEKLQELQDELEKVNEQASDEVLEIEQKYNEVRRPVYTKRNDIIKCIPDFWLTAFLSHPALCDLLTEDDQKIFKYLDSLHVEDSKDVKSGYSITFNFKENPHFEDTKLIKTFTFSDEGTTKITGTDIKWKEGMGTANGGNHEKKGNKRPLAELSFFSWFAETEQKEITELHDEVAEIIKEDLWPNPLKYFNNEADEEDSDADEDEEENGDEQDDDDEDDAEDDNEDDDAEDN; encoded by the exons ATGGTGGCTGACAAGGGAAAGAAACTAAAGGTCACTGACGAAGAAGAGACTGATCACATTGATGGAGAGCTTGTTATTTCCATTGAGAAGTTGCAAGAGCTCCAGGATGAGCTcgagaag GTTAATGAACAAGCAAGTGATGAAGTGCTGGAAATTGAGCAGAAGTACAATGAGGTTCGCAGACCTGTCTACACTAAAAGGAATGATATCATCAAATGTATTCCTGACTTCTGGTTAACTGCT TTCCTGAGTCACCCTGCCCTTTGTGATCTTTTGACTGAGGATGACCAAAAG ATCTTCAAGTATCTGGATTCTCTACACGTGGAGGATTCCAAAGATGTGAAGTCAGGGTATTCTATAACATTT AACTTCAAAGAGAATCCTCATTTTGAAGATACAAAGCTGATAAAAACCTTTACATTCTCTGATGAGGGTACAACTAAGATAACTGGTACAGACATAAAGTGGAAGGAGGGCATG GGCACTGCAAATGGAGGCAATCAtgagaaaaaaggaaacaaacgaCCTTTGGCTGAGTTGAG CTTCTTCAGTTGGTTTGCTGAAACTGAACAGAAGGAGATCACTGAGCTTCATGATGAG GTTGCGGAGATAATTAAGGAGGACTTGTGGCCTAATCCTCTGAAGTACTTTAACAAt GAAGCTGATGAAGAGGATTCTGATgcagatgaagatgaagag GAAAATGGTGATGAACAAGACGACGACGACGAAGATGACGCTGAAGATGACAATGAAGATGACGATGCTGAAGATAATTGA